One window from the genome of Stigmatella erecta encodes:
- a CDS encoding polysaccharide biosynthesis/export family protein translates to MRLSPALLLPWMLTAALACRSAPRVPDLPLPTEQEARAAASTSNTLGAGDVVEVRVFQEPDHSGIWLVSPEGTIDYPLCGKVELAGRTSSTAADALRGCLARYLRNPQVAVLIREYNSKKIFVFGEVQKPGTFPYEGEMTIIQAITVAGGFTKLAAKNSTNVTRLVEGQERKIRVPVEDIGVGREKNFLLQPGDIIFVPESFF, encoded by the coding sequence ATGCGCCTCTCCCCTGCCCTCCTCTTGCCCTGGATGCTGACCGCGGCCCTGGCGTGCCGCTCGGCGCCCCGCGTGCCGGACCTCCCCTTGCCCACGGAGCAGGAGGCCCGGGCGGCCGCCAGCACGAGCAACACCCTGGGCGCCGGGGACGTGGTGGAGGTGCGCGTCTTCCAGGAGCCGGACCACTCGGGCATCTGGCTCGTGTCGCCGGAAGGGACCATCGACTACCCGCTGTGCGGCAAGGTGGAGCTCGCGGGGCGCACCTCCAGCACCGCCGCGGACGCGCTGCGCGGCTGCCTGGCCCGCTACCTGCGCAACCCCCAGGTGGCGGTGCTCATCCGCGAGTACAACTCCAAGAAGATCTTCGTCTTCGGCGAGGTGCAGAAGCCGGGCACGTTCCCCTACGAGGGGGAGATGACCATCATCCAGGCCATCACCGTGGCGGGCGGCTTCACCAAGCTGGCGGCGAAGAACAGCACCAACGTGACGCGGCTGGTGGAAGGGCAGGAGCGGAAGATCCGCGTGCCGGTGGAGGACATCGGCGTGGGCCGGGAGAAGAACTTCCTCCTGCAGCCCGGCGACATCATCTTCGTCCCCGAGAGCTTCTTCTAG
- a CDS encoding S66 peptidase family protein yields the protein MKAPVRWQKPLPLRPRDSVHIVAPAGPFDRAGFEAGLAVIGQRYSPVYGPDLFSSYRYLAGEDSRRQEELSRALRDPRCRAIFCARGGYGSMRLLPGLPLADGGASALVGFSDITALHLALQAQGRVSVHGPVLTQLGKQPSEVHERLFHLLESPAPSPALSGTATFVAGTAEGPLLGGNLSVLACLVGTPYLPSFEGAVLLLEDVGERPYRLDRLWTQLRLAGLFRQVRGIVLGDFTVCEEKGAEYSSVDVLRSLAEEEGLPCAAGFPIGHGTLNFPVPLGVTVRLEADAARLSFLEGAVRE from the coding sequence ATGAAGGCGCCCGTGCGCTGGCAGAAGCCGCTTCCCCTTCGTCCTCGTGACTCCGTCCACATCGTTGCCCCCGCTGGGCCCTTCGACCGGGCCGGGTTCGAAGCGGGTCTGGCCGTCATCGGGCAGCGGTACTCCCCCGTGTACGGCCCGGACCTCTTCTCGTCCTACCGGTACCTGGCGGGCGAGGATTCGCGGCGCCAGGAAGAACTCTCCCGGGCCCTGAGGGACCCCCGGTGCCGCGCCATCTTCTGCGCCCGGGGCGGCTACGGGAGCATGCGCCTGTTGCCGGGGCTTCCCCTCGCGGACGGCGGGGCCTCGGCCCTCGTGGGCTTCTCGGACATCACCGCGCTGCACCTCGCGCTCCAGGCCCAGGGCCGGGTCTCCGTCCATGGCCCGGTGCTAACCCAGCTCGGCAAGCAGCCCTCCGAGGTGCATGAGCGGCTCTTCCACCTTCTGGAGTCCCCCGCGCCCTCGCCCGCGCTCTCGGGCACGGCCACCTTCGTGGCGGGCACCGCCGAGGGGCCGCTGCTGGGGGGCAACCTGTCGGTCCTGGCCTGCCTGGTGGGCACGCCGTATCTGCCCTCGTTCGAGGGGGCCGTGCTCCTCCTGGAAGATGTGGGAGAGCGCCCCTACCGGCTGGACCGCCTGTGGACCCAGCTGCGCCTGGCCGGGCTCTTCCGGCAGGTGCGGGGCATCGTCCTGGGCGACTTCACCGTGTGCGAGGAGAAGGGCGCGGAGTACTCCAGCGTGGACGTGCTGCGCTCGCTTGCCGAGGAGGAAGGGTTGCCCTGCGCGGCGGGTTTCCCCATCGGCCATGGGACGCTGAACTTTCCCGTCCCGCTGGGCGTCACCGTCCGGTTGGAGGCGGATGCGGCCCGGCTCTCCTTCCTGGAAGGGGCGGTGCGCGAATGA
- a CDS encoding AgmX/PglI C-terminal domain-containing protein, whose translation MASPQPQHSKLLRVGLIQGGRILDERHVQREDITIGHDGKNTLILPPHDDLPAKFALFENRNNQYQLVFDDTMQGRVHQGKDDLDLARVRQQGLAQERGSVYVLPLEDTARGKVEVGGVTLFFQFIPPQETEKPALPPGVKGGAWKTMDRAFFGILAASLLLHMAWGVFIVSSAPPAEPELSLDELEDRFVRAEIIPQQRTQEQPVAEAAPASTDDAAEKPAEKKPPTEAKPESPRPANSAQQRAELAKKVSSKGLLKILGSSGGGSGGAFADILGSGTGGNEIAEALAGAGGVGVATTEALAAGGPKGGGTGNVASIGEVGTRGGGNVDLGTKKEVAVVGRVKDAAPEVDSSDVDREALSRYVKARLKAIQNCYEKELKRNPNLKGKVVVRFNIKPSGRTGDIDVEENTLGNEAVGSCIRTVIRSWVFPFKPDDEVPVAYPFVFSPAG comes from the coding sequence ATGGCGTCTCCCCAGCCCCAGCACAGCAAGCTGTTGCGCGTCGGCCTCATCCAGGGCGGCCGCATCCTCGACGAGCGGCACGTCCAGCGTGAGGACATCACCATCGGGCACGATGGGAAGAACACCCTCATCCTGCCGCCCCACGACGATCTGCCCGCGAAGTTCGCCCTCTTCGAGAACCGCAACAACCAGTACCAGCTGGTGTTCGACGACACGATGCAGGGCCGGGTCCACCAGGGCAAGGACGACCTGGACCTCGCCCGGGTGCGCCAGCAGGGGCTCGCCCAGGAGCGCGGCAGCGTCTACGTGCTGCCGCTGGAGGACACCGCGCGCGGCAAGGTGGAGGTGGGCGGCGTCACCCTCTTCTTCCAGTTCATCCCCCCGCAGGAGACGGAGAAGCCCGCGCTTCCCCCCGGCGTGAAGGGGGGCGCCTGGAAGACGATGGACCGCGCCTTCTTCGGCATCCTGGCGGCCTCGCTCCTGCTGCACATGGCGTGGGGCGTCTTCATCGTCTCCTCGGCCCCCCCGGCCGAGCCCGAGCTGTCGCTGGACGAGCTGGAGGACCGCTTCGTCCGGGCGGAGATCATCCCCCAGCAGCGCACCCAGGAGCAGCCGGTGGCCGAGGCGGCCCCAGCCTCCACCGACGACGCGGCCGAGAAGCCCGCCGAGAAGAAGCCTCCCACGGAGGCCAAGCCCGAGTCGCCCCGCCCCGCGAACTCCGCCCAGCAGCGCGCGGAGCTCGCCAAGAAGGTCTCCAGCAAGGGCCTGCTGAAAATCCTCGGCTCGTCGGGAGGAGGCAGCGGCGGCGCGTTCGCGGACATCCTCGGCAGCGGCACCGGGGGCAATGAGATCGCCGAGGCGCTGGCGGGCGCGGGCGGCGTGGGCGTGGCCACCACGGAGGCCCTGGCGGCCGGCGGCCCCAAGGGCGGCGGCACCGGCAACGTGGCGAGCATCGGCGAGGTGGGCACACGCGGCGGTGGCAACGTGGACCTGGGCACCAAGAAAGAGGTGGCGGTGGTGGGCCGGGTGAAGGACGCGGCCCCCGAGGTGGACAGCTCGGACGTGGACCGGGAGGCGCTGTCGCGCTACGTGAAGGCGCGCCTGAAGGCCATCCAGAACTGCTACGAGAAGGAGCTCAAGCGCAATCCCAACCTCAAGGGCAAGGTGGTGGTGCGCTTCAACATCAAGCCCTCGGGCCGCACGGGCGACATCGACGTGGAGGAGAACACGCTGGGCAACGAGGCGGTGGGCAGCTGCATCCGCACCGTCATCCGCAGCTGGGTCTTCCCCTTCAAGCCGGACGACGAAGTGCCCGTGGCCTACCCGTTTGTCTTCTCCCCCGCGGGGTAG
- a CDS encoding TlpA family protein disulfide reductase, translating into MRTVLGAGAFLVLAGCARNAELPPLVEDRQTQRSALSGEGTSKGEPLHFEVKRYPGNEPYSVASDRGSVVLLDVWATWCEPCRDSLPLYEQLAKEYGPRGLKVYALNVDEDERAIPAFVAATKVALPILVDANAAVAEKTLKVRMMPSTFLVDRRGVVRFVHEGFTEEFLQKYQTEIEQLLAERAE; encoded by the coding sequence ATGCGCACCGTGCTTGGAGCCGGGGCCTTTCTCGTGCTGGCGGGGTGCGCGCGGAACGCGGAGCTGCCACCGCTCGTCGAGGACCGGCAGACCCAGCGCTCGGCCCTCTCCGGGGAAGGAACCTCTAAAGGAGAGCCGCTGCACTTCGAGGTGAAGCGCTACCCGGGCAACGAGCCCTACAGCGTCGCGAGCGACCGGGGCAGCGTGGTGCTGCTGGATGTGTGGGCCACCTGGTGCGAGCCGTGCCGGGACTCCCTGCCGCTCTACGAGCAGCTCGCCAAGGAGTACGGCCCCCGCGGCCTCAAGGTGTACGCGCTGAACGTGGATGAGGACGAGCGCGCCATTCCCGCCTTCGTGGCGGCGACGAAGGTGGCGCTGCCCATCCTCGTGGACGCCAACGCGGCCGTGGCGGAGAAGACGCTGAAGGTGCGGATGATGCCCTCCACGTTCCTGGTGGACCGCCGGGGCGTGGTGCGCTTCGTCCACGAGGGCTTCACGGAGGAGTTCCTCCAGAAGTACCAGACGGAAATCGAACAGCTCCTCGCCGAGCGAGCGGAGTGA
- a CDS encoding serine hydrolase domain-containing protein, with translation MSLLGGLQSVLEEAVELKIFPAAQAVVLHRGIQVFGGVAGAATGETRFDLASLTKAICTAPLFLRLWTDGKLGPETQVARFFPGSPVGEAGATVADLLYHRSGLPPFVPFFAQALTSTPELLDPACPPSVRAQAREALVQAAASTPLAVPCRTRAAYSDVGFILLGEILSRAAGAPLEVLFQRHVAEPLGLGTRFHRLSEQPLEGTVAPTGATRPREPAPGQEGLWGELPRRASAPGEVDDDNAWVMDGVSGHAGLFGTAVDVARFGQAVLEGCAGSPTLAPGPLWHRALATDPLVPGSTRSMGFDSPSVEHSSAGHFIGNMPPGAVGHLGFTGTSLWVDLRRALVVALVTNRVAHGRQETRIREFRPVFHDLVIEALGLERLDEPKQGNHG, from the coding sequence ATGAGCCTCCTGGGTGGCTTGCAGTCCGTGCTCGAAGAGGCCGTGGAGCTCAAGATCTTCCCGGCCGCCCAGGCCGTGGTGCTTCACCGCGGCATCCAGGTGTTTGGCGGCGTGGCCGGCGCGGCCACGGGCGAGACGCGGTTCGACCTGGCCTCGCTCACCAAGGCGATCTGCACGGCCCCGCTCTTCCTGCGCCTCTGGACCGACGGCAAGCTGGGCCCCGAGACGCAGGTGGCGCGGTTCTTCCCTGGCTCTCCCGTGGGGGAGGCCGGGGCCACGGTGGCGGACCTGCTGTACCACCGCTCGGGCTTGCCTCCCTTCGTGCCCTTCTTCGCCCAGGCGCTCACCTCCACCCCGGAGTTGCTCGATCCGGCCTGCCCCCCGTCCGTCCGGGCCCAGGCACGCGAGGCGCTCGTCCAGGCCGCCGCGAGCACCCCGCTCGCCGTCCCCTGCCGCACCCGGGCCGCCTACAGCGACGTGGGGTTCATCCTCCTGGGGGAGATTCTCTCCCGGGCGGCCGGGGCGCCGCTGGAGGTGCTCTTCCAGCGCCATGTCGCCGAGCCGCTGGGGCTCGGGACGCGCTTCCACCGGCTCTCGGAGCAGCCCCTGGAGGGGACCGTCGCGCCCACCGGCGCCACGCGCCCCCGGGAGCCCGCTCCCGGCCAGGAGGGCCTGTGGGGCGAGCTGCCCCGCAGGGCCAGTGCTCCGGGCGAGGTGGACGACGACAATGCCTGGGTGATGGACGGCGTGAGCGGGCATGCGGGGCTCTTCGGCACGGCGGTGGACGTGGCCCGCTTCGGGCAGGCCGTCCTGGAGGGGTGCGCGGGCAGTCCCACGCTCGCGCCCGGGCCCCTGTGGCACCGCGCGCTCGCCACGGATCCGCTCGTGCCGGGCAGCACGCGCTCCATGGGCTTCGACTCGCCCTCGGTGGAGCACTCCAGCGCGGGCCACTTCATTGGAAACATGCCCCCGGGCGCCGTGGGGCACCTGGGCTTCACCGGGACCAGCCTCTGGGTGGACCTGCGCCGCGCGCTGGTGGTGGCGCTCGTCACCAACCGGGTGGCCCATGGCCGCCAGGAGACGCGCATCCGCGAGTTCCGCCCCGTCTTCCACGACCTGGTGATAGAGGCCCTGGGCCTCGAGAGACTCGACGAACCGAAGCAAGGGAATCATGGCTGA
- a CDS encoding tetratricopeptide repeat protein yields the protein MRPLRLCACLGLLLGAACTSAPAPRPTPAPPTDTAAQASQAPLETPPAEAAPEAAATPAPPASVPLDAQSRADFEQAVGVAQRGEWETAERGLEALLKTNPTLDYAWTNLGVVRERKGKLEQAERAYRKALELKPDQEAAWDYLARLFCRTGRAPAIEAELRQKLEARPDAVSLRAALAFVQLHQGRLDAAAAEAKRALKVDERHVKSMQVLAQVYSLEKKHELAHMVLENALAIAPQDAATHNALGVVQLTLNARAQALESFKRAVQLRPDFAEARNNHGALLNETQDYPSAVKELEAAVKAATDFASARLNLGNAYRGLGQFAQARSEYEQALKLQPTLADALFNLAILYLDLEPEGLDTLERFQTSIAFFEKYRAQGGKDERVDQYLKDARKGIDKEERRREREKRAPVGNSLTSTPNSGKLATDGQK from the coding sequence GTGAGGCCGCTCCGGCTCTGCGCGTGTCTGGGCCTGCTGCTGGGCGCCGCCTGCACGTCGGCCCCCGCGCCGCGCCCCACCCCCGCGCCCCCAACGGACACGGCCGCCCAGGCTTCCCAGGCCCCTCTGGAGACGCCTCCGGCAGAGGCCGCGCCCGAGGCCGCCGCCACCCCGGCCCCGCCCGCCAGCGTCCCGCTGGATGCCCAGTCCCGCGCGGACTTCGAGCAAGCAGTGGGGGTTGCCCAGCGGGGCGAGTGGGAGACGGCGGAGCGCGGCCTGGAAGCGCTGCTGAAGACGAACCCCACGCTCGACTACGCGTGGACCAACCTGGGCGTCGTGCGCGAGCGCAAGGGCAAGCTGGAGCAAGCCGAGCGCGCCTACCGCAAGGCCCTGGAGCTGAAGCCGGACCAGGAGGCCGCCTGGGACTACCTGGCCCGGCTCTTCTGCCGCACCGGCCGGGCCCCGGCCATCGAGGCGGAGCTGCGCCAGAAGCTGGAGGCCCGCCCGGACGCGGTCAGCCTCCGCGCGGCGCTGGCCTTCGTGCAGCTCCACCAGGGCAGGCTGGACGCGGCCGCCGCCGAGGCCAAGCGCGCCCTCAAGGTGGACGAGCGCCACGTGAAGTCCATGCAGGTGCTGGCCCAGGTGTACTCGCTCGAGAAGAAGCACGAGCTGGCCCACATGGTGCTGGAGAACGCCCTGGCCATCGCGCCCCAGGATGCCGCCACCCACAACGCCCTGGGCGTGGTGCAGCTCACGCTCAACGCGCGCGCCCAGGCCCTGGAGAGCTTCAAGCGCGCCGTGCAGCTGCGCCCGGACTTCGCCGAGGCCCGCAACAACCATGGCGCCCTGCTCAACGAGACCCAGGACTACCCCTCGGCGGTGAAGGAGCTGGAGGCCGCCGTGAAGGCCGCCACCGACTTCGCCTCCGCGCGGCTCAACCTGGGCAATGCCTACCGGGGGCTGGGACAGTTCGCCCAGGCCCGGTCCGAGTACGAGCAGGCACTCAAGCTCCAGCCCACCCTGGCGGACGCCCTGTTCAACCTGGCCATTCTCTACTTGGATCTGGAGCCCGAGGGCCTGGACACCCTGGAGCGCTTCCAGACGTCCATCGCCTTCTTCGAGAAGTACCGCGCCCAGGGCGGCAAGGACGAACGGGTGGACCAGTACCTCAAGGACGCCCGCAAGGGCATCGACAAGGAGGAGCGCCGCCGGGAACGCGAGAAACGCGCCCCTGTGGGCAACTCCCTGACATCCACCCCCAACTCGGGTAAGCTGGCCACCGACGGTCAGAAGTAG
- a CDS encoding inositol monophosphatase family protein, translating to MEQETPAALRRIAEEAARLAGKILAERFLGKRTIETKGSPSNLVTDADKASEAALLQFLHARYPHHAILAEESGASQGTGLRWLIDPLDGTTNYAHQVPHFCVSLAVDGPDGVRAGVVYDPMLDELFSAARGEGATLNGRPLKTSGTTQMERALLCTGFPYDLRERPEGPLGLFSHIVRRAQGIRRTGSAALDLAYVAAGRFDGFFEFGLKPWDIGAGSLLVQEAGGLMAQIDGQPFEVMRGDVLASAPGLATELQYECHLFLQELGLLPRV from the coding sequence ATGGAGCAGGAGACGCCCGCGGCGCTGCGCCGCATCGCCGAAGAGGCCGCCCGGCTCGCGGGAAAGATTCTGGCCGAGCGTTTTCTGGGCAAGCGCACCATCGAAACGAAGGGCAGCCCCTCGAACCTGGTGACCGACGCGGACAAGGCGTCCGAGGCCGCGCTGCTCCAGTTCCTGCACGCGCGCTACCCGCACCACGCCATCCTGGCCGAGGAGAGCGGTGCCTCCCAGGGCACGGGCCTGCGGTGGCTCATTGATCCGCTGGATGGCACGACGAACTACGCGCACCAGGTTCCGCACTTCTGCGTCAGCCTGGCCGTGGATGGCCCGGACGGCGTGCGGGCCGGCGTGGTGTATGACCCCATGCTCGACGAGCTCTTCTCGGCGGCCCGGGGCGAGGGGGCCACGCTCAACGGCCGGCCCCTGAAGACCAGCGGCACCACGCAGATGGAGCGGGCCCTGCTGTGCACGGGCTTCCCCTACGACTTGCGCGAGCGGCCCGAGGGCCCGCTGGGACTCTTCAGCCACATCGTCCGCCGCGCCCAGGGCATCCGCCGCACGGGCAGCGCCGCGTTGGATCTGGCCTACGTGGCCGCCGGGCGCTTCGATGGCTTCTTCGAGTTTGGCCTCAAGCCCTGGGACATCGGCGCGGGCTCGCTGCTGGTGCAGGAGGCCGGCGGGCTGATGGCACAGATCGACGGGCAGCCCTTCGAGGTGATGCGCGGGGACGTGCTGGCGAGCGCGCCGGGGCTGGCCACGGAGCTCCAGTACGAGTGCCACCTGTTCCTCCAGGAGCTGGGCCTCCTGCCGCGCGTCTAG
- the mpl gene encoding UDP-N-acetylmuramate:L-alanyl-gamma-D-glutamyl-meso-diaminopimelate ligase, whose product MADDNGNVLETIEPGAVRRIHLLGVAGTGMGSFAGMLKAAGYEVTGSDENVYPPMSDMLQAWGIPVVTPYRPENLDTAKPDLAIIGNVIRRVNPEATEVRARHLPQMSFPAALGSLFLKKAHSVVVAGTHGKTTTSSLMAHVLVAAGKDPSFLVGGVTQNYAGNYRVGQGPHFVVEGDEYDTAYWDKGSKFLHYQPRTAILTSVEFDHADIFRDLPHYEATFEKFVRLIPPDGQLVVCAAYPNALRIAGGTQGRVVTYVAREGAEADYTPRSVSFGAEGARFDVVERGTVLGTARMELTGLHNVENALSVIAAARGLGLSFEEIARGLASFRGVKRRQEVRGEPGGILVVDDFAHHPTAVRETIAALRHRYPERRLWAIFEPRSNTSRRNIHQEDYAHAFTGATRASLKVPERHDKVPSNEELNVPQLCEALKAQGIEADHAADVPTLLERVARDARKGDVLLVMSNGAFGGFIDKVLAALQARGGEG is encoded by the coding sequence ATGGCTGACGACAACGGAAACGTCCTGGAGACCATCGAGCCTGGTGCTGTGCGCCGCATCCACCTGCTGGGCGTGGCGGGCACGGGCATGGGCTCCTTCGCGGGCATGCTCAAGGCGGCCGGTTACGAGGTGACGGGCAGCGACGAGAACGTCTATCCCCCCATGAGCGACATGCTCCAGGCGTGGGGCATTCCCGTCGTCACCCCCTACCGCCCGGAGAACCTGGACACGGCCAAGCCCGACCTCGCCATCATCGGCAACGTCATCCGCCGGGTGAACCCCGAGGCCACCGAGGTGCGCGCCCGCCACCTGCCGCAGATGAGCTTCCCCGCGGCGCTCGGCTCCCTGTTCCTCAAGAAGGCCCACTCGGTGGTGGTGGCCGGTACCCACGGCAAGACGACCACCTCCTCCCTCATGGCGCACGTGCTGGTGGCGGCGGGCAAGGACCCGTCCTTCCTGGTGGGCGGCGTCACCCAGAACTACGCGGGCAACTACCGCGTGGGCCAGGGGCCGCACTTCGTCGTCGAGGGCGACGAGTACGACACGGCGTACTGGGACAAGGGCTCCAAGTTCCTGCACTACCAGCCGCGCACCGCCATCCTGACCAGCGTGGAGTTCGACCACGCGGACATCTTCCGGGATCTGCCGCACTACGAGGCCACCTTCGAGAAGTTCGTGCGGCTCATCCCGCCGGACGGGCAGCTCGTGGTGTGCGCGGCGTACCCGAACGCGCTGCGCATCGCGGGCGGCACGCAGGGCCGGGTCGTCACCTATGTGGCCCGTGAGGGCGCGGAGGCGGACTACACGCCCCGGAGTGTCTCCTTCGGCGCCGAGGGCGCGCGCTTCGATGTGGTGGAGCGGGGCACGGTGCTGGGCACGGCGCGCATGGAGCTCACGGGCCTCCACAACGTGGAGAACGCGCTAAGCGTCATCGCCGCGGCGCGGGGCCTGGGGCTCTCCTTCGAGGAGATCGCCCGGGGGCTCGCCAGCTTCCGCGGGGTGAAGCGCCGCCAGGAGGTGCGCGGCGAGCCCGGCGGCATCCTGGTGGTGGACGACTTCGCGCACCACCCCACCGCCGTGCGGGAGACGATCGCCGCCCTGCGCCACCGCTACCCGGAGCGGCGGCTGTGGGCCATCTTCGAGCCGCGCTCCAACACCAGCCGCCGCAACATCCACCAGGAGGACTACGCCCACGCCTTCACCGGCGCCACCCGGGCCAGCCTCAAGGTGCCCGAGCGCCATGACAAGGTGCCCTCCAACGAGGAGCTGAACGTGCCCCAGCTCTGCGAGGCGCTGAAGGCCCAGGGCATCGAGGCCGACCACGCCGCCGACGTGCCCACGCTCCTGGAGCGCGTGGCCCGCGACGCCCGCAAGGGGGATGTGCTGCTGGTGATGAGCAACGGCGCCTTCGGTGGGTTCATCGACAAGGTGCTCGCCGCGCTCCAGGCGCGGGGCGGGGAAGGGTAG